TTAGTACCAGAGGTCTCCATCTTGAGTGAGGAGGCACTCGCTAGGGTGCGTCCTTCTATATCGTCGATGACCTGTGCGTAGATCTGCTTATTGCTTCTGAACACAGACAGACGTGGTCTCTGAGATGTACCACTTATCTTGCCACGCACACGTGTCTTGATGTGCTTTCTTCTTTGTGCTTTCTTGTTCATATGACTCTTTACTTAGATAGTGGATACGACTTACTTACCAGCTGTCTTACCAGACTTGCGACGTACCTCCTCACCGAGGAAGCGAACACCCTTACCCTTGTAAGGCTCTGGCTTGCGGAATGAACGAATCTTAGCACAGACCTGTCCTAGTAGCTGCTTGTCGCAAGACTTTAGGATGATCTTAGGGGTCTGATTACGCACCATCTGCGTCTCGATCTTGATCTCGTCTGGCAGTACCAGATAGATGGCGTGTGTGAAGCCTAGTGATAGCTCTAGGATCTGCCCCTGATTGGTAGCACGGTAACCGACGCCTATTAGTTCGAGCGTCTGGGTGAACTCTTCGTGTACACCCGTCACCATGTTATGGATTAGCTGACGGTAGAGACCGTGTAGTGAGCGCTCCTGACGCTCATCTGAGTGACGTGTGAGTGTGATCTCGCCATCCTCGACTGAGACCTCGATACGAGGATCTATATATTGCTTGAGCTCACCCTTGGGGCCCTTTACTGTTACGTAGTGATCCTCCTGAGAGACGGTCACGCCCTGTGGTATAGCTATGGGTAGTTTACCTATTCTAGACATATTGCTTTGCTATAAGGAGGATTAATATACATAACATAGTACCTCACCACCGATCTTGAGCTCACGAGCCTCTTTGTCTGTCATGACGCCGTGAGATGTAGATAGGATGGCGATACCTAGTCCATTGAGTACGCGAGGCATATCTTTGTAGCCTACATACTTACGTAAGCCTGGGCGTG
The sequence above is a segment of the Porphyromonas vaginalis genome. Coding sequences within it:
- the rplR gene encoding 50S ribosomal protein L18 → MNKKAQRRKHIKTRVRGKISGTSQRPRLSVFRSNKQIYAQVIDDIEGRTLASASSLKMETSGTKKEVAAQVGQEIARVALAAGIDTVVFDRNGYLYHGRVKELADAARTGGLKF
- the rplF gene encoding 50S ribosomal protein L6 — its product is MSRIGKLPIAIPQGVTVSQEDHYVTVKGPKGELKQYIDPRIEVSVEDGEITLTRHSDERQERSLHGLYRQLIHNMVTGVHEEFTQTLELIGVGYRATNQGQILELSLGFTHAIYLVLPDEIKIETQMVRNQTPKIILKSCDKQLLGQVCAKIRSFRKPEPYKGKGVRFLGEEVRRKSGKTAGK